Proteins co-encoded in one Populus trichocarpa isolate Nisqually-1 chromosome 10, P.trichocarpa_v4.1, whole genome shotgun sequence genomic window:
- the LOC7459812 gene encoding uncharacterized protein LOC7459812 isoform X1, which translates to MADSVEDLDSLFDYRRVQPIAILDEDDDDDEYDKPPVPSPKKRKISKHNVEIVGGDREASQVTNDDEDWLLPPPKDSSESPKQIDEDSTIKELRLRKQELKALTSKECLFQYLESPNRQSDSVQADLESGAEQPSKPHHERAKIVISIQDKDEVKQFRVYKDEKFERLFKRYADKVKLGIESLVFMFDGDKINLTATPDSLGMDDEDIIEVLAKKS; encoded by the exons ATG GCTGATTCCGTTGAAGATCTTGATTCTCTATTTGATTACCGTCGCGTGCAGCCTATCGCAATCCTTGACG aggacgacgacgacgacgaatATGATAAGCCACCAGTTCCTTCTCCTAAAAAAAGGAAGATTTCCAAGCATAACGTggag attgttGGCGGTGATCGTGAAGCAAGCCAAGTGACTAATGACGATGAGGATTGGCTACTTCCTCCTCCTAAGGACTCCAGTGAGTCCCCGAAGCAGATTGATGAGGACTCAACTATTAAAGAGCTGAG GTTAAGGAAGCAGGAGCTAAAAGCTTTGACAAGTAAAGAGTGTTTGTTTCAATATCTGGAGTCACCAAACAGACAAAGTGATTCAGTGCAGGCTGATCTGGAGTCTGGGGCTGAGCAACCATCAAAGCCTCATCATGAAAGAGCTAAAATAGTTATTTCAATTCAAGACAAGGATGAAGTCAAACAATTTCGTGTGTACAAG GATGAAAAGTTTGAGCGGCTCTTCAAACGGTATGCTGATAAAGTTAAGCTTGGAATTGAGAGCCtagtttttatgtttgatgGGGACAAAATCAATCTGACGGCCACCCCTGATAGTCTTGGAATGGACGATGAGGACATTATTGAAGTGCTTGCAAAGAAAAGCTGA
- the LOC7459812 gene encoding uncharacterized protein LOC7459812 isoform X2, translating to MADSVEDLDSLFDYRRVQPIAILDEDDDDDEYDKPPVPSPKKRKISKHNVEIVGGDREASQVTNDDEDWLLPPPKDSSESPKQIDEDSTIKELRLRKQELKALTSKECLFQYLESPNRQSDSVQADLESGAEQPSKPHHERAKIVISIQDKDEVKQFRVYKLEVWVRILSSQTHFSCKDVQF from the exons ATG GCTGATTCCGTTGAAGATCTTGATTCTCTATTTGATTACCGTCGCGTGCAGCCTATCGCAATCCTTGACG aggacgacgacgacgacgaatATGATAAGCCACCAGTTCCTTCTCCTAAAAAAAGGAAGATTTCCAAGCATAACGTggag attgttGGCGGTGATCGTGAAGCAAGCCAAGTGACTAATGACGATGAGGATTGGCTACTTCCTCCTCCTAAGGACTCCAGTGAGTCCCCGAAGCAGATTGATGAGGACTCAACTATTAAAGAGCTGAG GTTAAGGAAGCAGGAGCTAAAAGCTTTGACAAGTAAAGAGTGTTTGTTTCAATATCTGGAGTCACCAAACAGACAAAGTGATTCAGTGCAGGCTGATCTGGAGTCTGGGGCTGAGCAACCATCAAAGCCTCATCATGAAAGAGCTAAAATAGTTATTTCAATTCAAGACAAGGATGAAGTCAAACAATTTCGTGTGTACAAG CTTGAAGTTTGGGTTAGGATATTGTCATCTCAAACACATTTCTCATGCAAAGACGTTCAATTTTAA
- the LOC7459813 gene encoding uncharacterized protein LOC7459813 translates to MKENFTKDAESTAIEMSVLAEIQEQDESVITRSQQQSGSKRPTDGDEGRRNKERRVEANSEIISSGTKINLEKQKEIEGNKGEGTERFKNYINTDSSTEKRPRLIWNQDLQLKFMSAISALGDKKARPEKILEKMDVPCLSQRQVSSRLQTGPVRGQVRNQGSDYEIEGEKSEILKAPPDGVNQDVFFSRLSGNRNKAPLMNRKMDCITPPNPTSGNVHDAIPTISTDENRNLDPKVSNPNPDNLINTDEFMKNLNEVIQELDATAVTGPPSCSLNQSQSPSNFTDMLNLLEEEPVNSKGLTDEPCPDEVARYLDSLSEILLENDSPQP, encoded by the exons ATGAAGGAAAATTTCACTAAAGATGCAGAAAGTACGGCCATTGAAATGTCAGTGCTAGCAGAAATCCAAGAACAAGACGAGTCAGTAATCACTAGAAGCCAACAGCAAAGTGGATCAAAGAGGCCGACTGATGGTGATGAAGGGCGTcgaaacaaggaaagaagagttGAAGCTAACTCAGAAATAATTTCCAGTGGTACAAAAATTAATCtggagaaacaaaaagaaattgaaggcaACAAGGGTGAAGGGACAGAAAGGTTCAAGAACTATATTAATACTGACAGCTCCACAGAAAAAAGACCCCGTCTCATATGGAATCAGGACCTTCAGTTGAAATTTATGTCAGCCATCAGTGCTTTAGGGGATAAGA AAGCTCGTCCGGAAAAAATACTAGAGAAGATGGATGTGCCCTGTTTGTCGCAACGCCAGGTTTCCAGCCGTCTGCAG ACAGGGCCAGTGAGGGGTCAAGTACGAAATCAAGGTTCTGACTACGAAATTGAAG GAGAAAAATCTGAGATCTTGAAGGCGCCTCCAGATGGTGTTAATCAAGATGTCTTTTTTTCCCGCCTTTCAGGAAACAGGAACAAGGCTCCACTGAT GAATCGAAAGATGGATTGTATAACACCTCCAAATCCTACTTCAGGAAATGTGCATGATGCAATCCCAACAATCTCCACTGACGAGAACCGAAATCTGGATCCCAAAGTTTCAAATCCCAATCCAGACAACCTAATCAATACGGATGAGTTTATGAAAAACTTGAATGAAGTGATTCAAGAGCTGGATGCCACAGCAGTCACAGGTCCTCCTTCCTGTTCATTAAATCAAAGTCAGTCCCCGTCAAATTTTACTGATATGCTGAATTTGCTTGAGGAAGAACCTGTCAACTCCAAAGGTTTAACTGATGAACCATGCCCAGATGAGGTTGCTCGCTACCTTGATTCACTCTCAGAAATTTTACTTGAGAACGACAGCCCACAACCATGA
- the LOC7475560 gene encoding amino-acid permease BAT1 homolog, whose protein sequence is MGLPTHTAQNGNGSLDTGNARLKELGYKQELKRDLSVFSNFAFSFSIISVLTGITTLYNTGLNFGGPVSLQYGWFIAGGFTMIVGLSMAEICSSYPTSGGLYYWSAKLAGPNWAPFASWITGWFNIVGQWAVTTSVDFSLAQLIQVIILLSTGGKNGGGYQASKYVVIAIHGGILLLHAALNSLPISVLSFFGQLAAAWNLVGVLVLMILIPLVATERASAKFVFTHFNTDNTDGINSKAYIFVLGLLMSQYTLTGYDASAHMTEETKNADKNGPKGIISAIGISVIFGWFYIIGITFAVTNISSLLSEDNDAGGYAIAEIFYQAFKGRYGNGVGGIICLGVVAVAIFFCGMSSVTSNSRMVYAFSRDGAMPLSSLWHKVNNQEVPINAVWLSAVISFCMALTYLGSEVAFQAMVSIATIGLYIAYALPIFFRVTLARKSFIPGPFNLGRYGVLVGWIAVLWVATISILFSLPVTYPITNETLNYTPVAVGGLLILTISSWILWARHWFKGPITNVES, encoded by the exons ATGGGTCTTCCGACACATACAGCTCAAAACGGCAACGGTTCCCTTGATACAGGCAATGCCCGTCTCAAAGAGCTTGGCTACAAACAAGAGCTTAAGCGTGACCTCTC GGTGTTTTCGAATTTTGCGTTTTCGTTTTCGATCATATCAGTGTTGACTGGTATAACCACGCTTTACAATACTGGACTCAATTTTGGAGGGCCAGTTTCATTGCAATATGGATGGTTCATAGCTGGTGGGTTCACCATGATTGTTGGGTTATCCATGGCTGAAATTTGCTCTTCTTATCCAACTTCTGGTGGTCTCTACTACTGGAGTGCAAAGCTTGCTGGTCCTAATTGGGCACCCTTTGCATCTTGGATAACAGGCTG gttCAACATTGTTGGTCAG TGGGCTGTTACAACCAGTGTAGATTTCTCACTTGCACAGCTGATTCAGGTTATCATTCTCCTTAGCACAGGTGGAAAAAATGGTGGTGGATATCAAGCATCAAAATATGTAGTTATTGCTATACATGGAGGAATTTTACTCCTGCATGCTGCGCTAAATAGTCTTCCCATATCGGTCTTATCTTTCTTCGGGCAGCTGGCTGCTGCCTGGAATCTTGTAG GTGTTCTTGTTCTTATGATTCTCATTCCCCTTGTTGCAACGGAGAGGGCTAGTGCCAAGTTTGTGTTTACACACTTCAACACTGATAATACGGATGGAATCAATAGCAAAGCTTACATTTTCGTTCTGGGACTTCTGATGAGTCAGTATACCCTCACTGGGTATGATGCATCTGCTCATATG ACAGAGGAAACTAAGAATGCTGATAAGAATGGACCAAAAGGAATAATTAGCGCCATCGGGATATCGGTTATATTTGGATGGTTTTACATAATTGGTATCACCTTTGCGGTTACCAACATCTCTTCTCTCTTGAGTGAAGATAATGATGCTGGTGGTTATGCCATTGCTGAAATATTTTACCAAGCTTTTAAGGGAAGATATGGCAATGGGGTTGGGGGCATTATTTGTCTGGGAGTGGTTGCTGTTGCCATATTTTTCTGTGGCATGAGTTCAGTTACAAGCAACTCTAG GATGGTTTATGCGTTTTCTAGAGATGGAGCCATGCCACTCTCATCACTTTGGCACAAAGTGAACAATCAGGAGGTTCCCATAAATGCCGTTTGGCTCTCTGCGGTCATATCTTTCTGCATGGCATTGACG TATCTCGGAAGCGAGGTGGCTTTTCAGGCCATGGTATCTATAGCTACTATTGGACTGTACATTGCTTACGCCCTACCCATATTCTTCCGGGTGACTTTGGCACGCAAGTCCTTTATTCCGGGACCATTCAATTTGGGTCGCTATGGTGTCCTGGTTGGTTGGATTGCAGTCCTTTGGGTAGCAACCATCTCAATCCTCTTCTCATTGCCTGTAACCTACCCCATCACTAACGAGACACTCAATTACACTCCCGTCGCTGTTGGTGGTTTGTTAATCCTTACCATTTCTTCTTGGATCTTGTGGGCTCGTCATTGGTTCAAAGGTCCTATAACCAATGTAGAAAGCTAA